CCGGCATCACCAAGAGGTGCTCCAGCGTGCCGTGCTCGCGCTCGCGGATCAGCGCCGCCCCGCACAGGATCACCGCCAGCATGGTCACGTTGTTGATGACCTGCATCACCGCGTTGAACCATTCGGATTTCAGGTTCGGGTTGAACTTGGCGCGGGTGACGACGCTGACCGGCGCCGTGCCGGTGGAGGAGGGATAGGCCGCCGCCACCTCCTGCAACAGGATGCTCTGGATATAGGTCGCGCCATTGCCGGCCTGCGACATGGCGGTGGCGTCGATGTCGAGCTGCACCACCGGGTCGCGCCCGGCGATCACGTCATGCTCGAATTTCGGGGGGATGCTGACCACGAAGACGAAACGTCCCTCATCCATGGCCCGGTCGACCTCGCTGGCCTCGATCAGCACCGGCTCCTTGAAGAAGGGCTTCAGCAGCGCGTCGCGCATCCGGCGCGAGAGCGCGGTGTGGTCCTCGTCCACCACCGCCACGGCGGCGTTCTCCACCTCGAACTTGGCGCCGGACGCCACCGTGTAGATGGCGATGGTGAAGGTGTAGACGATCAGCGCCGCCAGCACCGGATCGGCCTTGAGGCTGTACAGCTCCTTGATGCCGAGCCGCCAGATGCGCTTGAGCGAGGCGATCATGCTCAGGCTCCCTGCTTGCGCAACGCGGCCATCGCCGCGCCGATATAGGCCAGCGCCAGCAGCCCGGTCACCGCGATGTCCCACCA
Above is a window of Ancylobacter sp. WKF20 DNA encoding:
- a CDS encoding ABC transporter permease, translating into MIASLKRIWRLGIKELYSLKADPVLAALIVYTFTIAIYTVASGAKFEVENAAVAVVDEDHTALSRRMRDALLKPFFKEPVLIEASEVDRAMDEGRFVFVVSIPPKFEHDVIAGRDPVVQLDIDATAMSQAGNGATYIQSILLQEVAAAYPSSTGTAPVSVVTRAKFNPNLKSEWFNAVMQVINNVTMLAVILCGAALIREREHGTLEHLLVMPVTPTEIMLAKVWANGLVIVVAATLSLIFVVQQLLGVPIGGSVTLFVASMLVYQFSVTSLGILIATVSTSMGQFGLIVMPVLIMMNLLSGSTTPMESMPEVLQYVMQLSPSTHFVALSQAILYRGAGMSIIWPQILALVVIGGAFFTLARLRFRRALQAAQ